The stretch of DNA GACCTGGGGGGGCCCTATTCCCCCAACCCCTCTTCCATCAGCCTCCACCCTCAGGTAACTCCTTAAAAATCACTTATAATCACCATCATTGCATGTTGGCTAACAGGCACATTGGGCCAACAAGGTTTGAGGGTTGCTCTACAACTCTTGTGGCCTTCTAGAAACTCATCCCCAGCTGaggaaaatgattttaaaaaaaacccatatctTTCGCATATGGTGCAATAAGTGATGCTGTggtgatattttttaaaatgcttttttcatgGCCTTTTTTTTATGGGTTTGGCAGAACTGCAACCCCAATGTTTGTGTCTCTGCAAAAGGGAGAGAACCCTTTTTGGCTTTGCTGCTCCTTTTTTTGCCCTGGCACGTCTTGCAGTTCTCCAGTCCCaccttgactttttttcttttttgcataattttggttttagctgggagaagaaaacatttggtGCCTCAAGCACAGTGGGAAAGTACAAGGAGATGCCCAAGAACTGCAGAAATATCAACTGAAATGGCCAAGCCAACCGGCACCTTGGTGGCTTTTGGGGCAAAATAAGGGATTTTAACTTCATGTTTGGGAAAAAAGTTGCCCATGGATTGGGATTTTCACATGCATTTGCAGTGCAGGGAATAAATATTGGCTGGTTGCATCCCAGAAAACTTCCTTGATGCAATATTGAGTGGCTCTTGGGGATTTTCTCTCTCGGACACTCaatttttggggggaggaaTGAAATTTGGGGCTGTACAATGCCCCCAGAAATATCTGCAGCCAACTCAAAATAAGCCAGGGCATCCCCAGGCAGCTCTTGGGTTTCTCCCCCAAAAGAAGGCTGGTGGTGGGGGCTTTTTTAGGGCTTTTCAGGGCATTTTTAGCATGgtggtaaggaaaaaaaatgtgattatgGCAGCTCAGCTCCAAGTGCTGCAGAATTCAAAGCTCCCAATACGATACTTGTGGCCCAGCACGGGGAGGGAAAAGCCCccaaaaagttttatttcttatttggGTTTCCTGAAAGCACCAAATGACTTAATCATTGATCTAAAAAACCCCATCCTCTCTCTATTTTCTAATAATCTCTAGAAATGGACTTATTATCCCTTCACTGCTTTATGGTAGCATTCCTTATGATCAAAATTAGCAAGACACTTGCATAAAAGAGAACAATAATTGCTCAACGAGCATCTCGTTTGTAATTTATTAGTTTCTATTATTGTGCGTCGCCATGGCAACAGCCCGCATCCCGGGTGATGAGAGAGATGTTAGATATGAGCCGACGAAGCTCCTGGTCCCAGCAAATGGAGATGCACGTTTTTTATcagtaattttaatgaaaataataagtGAGGGAGTTAATGAGATGGAAAGCCGTCCTGTGgctattgtgatttttttttagctcttttcctttttttttttttttaagtgttgaTCTAATTAGAATGCATCGGTCAGGAAAAGTAATGAGGATTTAGTGCCTCACAAAGAGGTGGGGATCGTATCAGAAAATTAGCACAAGTCTTTGGAAAATAATCAGGCCCATGGAGAGGTACGAAGCACCTCTGATTCCTGCAAACCCGGAGCTGCCGACATTTCCTTTCCAGGCAAGACCTGAAAGTTGAGAAATTCAAGTGAGGATTTGGAGGCAGTTGCTAAATAAATGGGAACACACCCAGGAACAACCCAACTGGAGAAGAAATGTTTGCTCAAGGACGAAGGGATTTTCAGCAGGCAATGGGAGCCGAAATATTCACAGTGATAGACCAGAAGGAGCCACGATCTCATCTGGTTATTGGATGAGGATGACATACCACTGATGATACAATGGCAAATTTTTTCTGATTATGCAACTAAGCAATGTCAAGTGCCCGAGTGCTTCGACTTATTGAGTATACTTGAGTTTGCAGGGataaggcttaaaaaaaagggtGGAAATACTCTCTATCCATCAGTTGAGCTGTAAGGGCTGGAGATGCTCCAGAGAGCTGAAGAATCATGGGATCCGTGTTTAAAAAATGGCAAGTGGGATGATATCGCTAATTATCGTCCTATTAGTCTCATGCTGAGGGCAGGTAAAACAGTGAAGGGGCCACTaatttaggaattttttttttaaaatctgagtaATGGAAATGAGATTAATATCAATGAACAAGGTTTCTTGGAAAATAGGTTTTCTCAGGGTATGGGAAAGGCATTGATCATTTTGTGAGAAGATACACCAAGTTGGTCGTGCAAGTGGAGTATTTCCGttttttgcaaagttttttACCACAGGACAGCCTGCTTAAAAAATTATGGATACGCAATAACAAGGATGTCAACCAAACCTGAGAAAACAATGTCCGGAACTGTCAAAATGTCATCATGGGAAGATTGTGGTTGGATTTCCCTGGTGTATTCAGAAAGAATGGCCCTTGGCTTGGTGTTATTTGTGCTTTCTAAGATGAAAAATGCGAGGATTTCTGGAAATGCAAAAATGTCTGGAGGTGATGGAAAGATGAGAGAGCACCCAAAAAGGTGTTTTGACTGTTGCTGAAATCTTCTTATGTCACCAAGTCTGGAGATGACTCCTGGCGTTGGCCAAGTTTGGgtgaaaagttaattttttcctATGTGGTGAGCCTTCCCTGAACCTTTGTTACTTTACAGACATTTTCCTACCCTGTTTTCTCCAttgctttctcattttgtgCTTCACTTTGTTTTGTGGAGGGAGTTTTAGCCTCTTTGGCCTGCAAGTCCACTAAGCAATTCCCCTTccatttttcttggttttcttggcttaatttctttctcttgagTTCTCATCAGACCCTTTTTAACTCCCTCCCTTCATTGAATGAATAGTCTTTGAGCTTTTCAGACAGGGATATGAGAGTGGAGGTGCTTGTTGCATGGAGTTAGGGGAAAACCAATTTAATCCAGAGCTTAATGTAAATACTTTCCTTCAACATCAAAGTGGTCCTCACTGCTCTCCAGTTGACTCCACGTGCACGAAAAAACCCACTGCAAAGCCAATCACATTGGGAACCacagcactgccagggatgTTTAAATTGGATTAAATCTTGCAATTTTCAGCTCTCGTTTCAAGCGAGAATTGCAGCAGATCGGCAGTGTTTAAATGGGCATTTTCAGgacagcattttttcctctctaattCCTTCTCCATCTTCCTGGTGGTTGGAGGCTGACGGTTGGGTTAGCTTGACTCAATGCAAGGCTTCTCTGTATAGATCTTAATTTATCCAAGTTTGCCCTGTGGACAAGCCTGGATTTCTCTGTTATTTAAAGCCAACTTTTTTCTCATCTCCGTCCATCCACGAAGGAGGCTTATGAATCTTCTTACATGAGTTTGAGTTTGGCCAGCTCTTTCTCAGCAAactcatggggttttttttttccccaactaaCCCCAATTTTTCCCAGCTTTAATCGAGCACAAACAAATTTCACAAAGTTAGGATGAGACAGAAATTTTTACGCATGTGTGTGCTATCCAAAAATAAATTGCTGCATCGTGAAGCACAAGGGGAAGGACGTCAACTCAAGTAGTGCTGAAATTTAGCATTTACACTTGGGCCCTGAGTCTTTGACACTTGCCTTATTGTAAGAAAGGGGGTATTTTGTGCAATGCAATATGTACCAggtctttttcttcattaaagtgACTTTTAATTCAGAGAAATCGTGTTTTGCCATAGAGCTATGGAAGGTCAGTGCCGAGATGTGGATCTGCAGAGACACCTACTGATGCACTTTTTACACTCAAGTTTCAAAATTGCTGGAAAGATTTCAACTTCTTTGAGtcctaaaatataaaatattttctactgcAGCAAAATCACAAGCGTAATGTAATTTGGCTGGCATTTGCGATCCAAGGCGATTAGTATgcaaaatagattttttaaatcttcttggAGATatctatatttattttaaggcaGAGCCTCCACTTCCATTGGGTACCCTTGGTTTCACAGTGCCATTGTAGAAACACCAGGAATTTCTTTCCTATCTTTTTCTAATAATTATCAATATTCTGCCTTTTTGGACACCACTAAGCTGGTGTTTTGGGACAGTTTTCCTCTCTGCCaccaaaaaaatgcaatttttgtcATCATAAAATGCTGTTGAAAATGGCTTTGACCACTATCTGGAACAGCAGTTTCTTGTTCCCATCTTCCGATATCCcaaattatttcttccaaatGTACTTCCAAAAATGGTCTTCTGGATGCCCTTCTTTTGGAGGAAttgtggaaaaataaagcaggagaggaaagctGGAGGTCTTCAGGCTGGTCCAAACCTCTGGTTGCCTCTGGCTGTATCTGACTGCTTTTTGATGTTCTTGAAGGTCCATATTTGGTTTTATATTAATACTTCCACTGTATTTGTTAGCCGGACACTTAGCAAAAGCCAAGTCCAAGTGCATGCAAAAGCAATcagtttttgctttctgtgtgcTGAGAAATCctcatttttcaaacagaaaaccaTTTCCTCCCAAAGGCTGGAGATGGGGAAGGGATATTAAAACAAAGTACAAGTATTTTACAgtcatatttacattttttaaattaatttagctATGAAAAGGAGAGTCTGGGAGGTGAAGCAAAAATGCACAGCAATTGCAGCAAAACTTCCAGATAAATAATATTCAGATCATCAATGGAGAGGACAAAAATAACATGCAGGAGAGGCAGTGGTTACAACGTTTTGGGTTCGGCATCATGGGAAGGGAAAACGCAGCAAGGGATTTTTAATGGCAAAAGCAtgcagggaaagcagagtttATTTAGAACCACTGCACAGGCAAATCGGTGGTGACTGATGGGGAAAAAGCTGATGGATGCATGAATGTAatggggaaaagcaaaaaaatggaccaaaaatgacatttttttccccccagcaaTGGGAAATGCATAGACATGGACACTCCCCGTTGAATGATGCATCCACACCATCTCTTGATGTAAAATTAATTGATTTGTGGGTTCAAATTACTATCTCTGTACTTTTATTGCAAGGAAAAGAGGAGCTACGCCTTTTTCCAGCCTGACCACATTTGTGTGGTCGCCTTTTCTGGTGTTGTTGCATGTCAATAGTCCagagaaattcttttttcttaaaccaaGTAATAGGTTTCTTGAAGAAATGCATCAAAATGAAGGGAAATTGaataaaaagagtgaaaaaaaatcccctttgtTGGCATTTTGTTCAACAGTTGAAAACAAGCCGGACACCAGGGAAGTGATGTGGAATGGGAAAATGggtagaaaagagggaaaaatatttttattgcaagaAATGAGtgcagttttatttccattacagCTGGGCCAATTAGAGAGAGATCGTTATCTTGGGCTTATTTTGAAACGATAATTTTATAAGTATGATTTGCCAAATTCTGCCCATCTGGGAGGTTGTGGTACACTGCCCTGTGTTCCCCCATATCCTCAATTGTGGCACCCTTCCCTTCCCAAAATGTTGCATTAAATATTCAAATAATCATTCAGTTTGGGCTTTTTCCAGTTGCCGCTTGCATGCAAGAGCTGCTCCAGAGCTGGGGCTGACAATGACATTACagctttttgttaaaaaaaatgcccaTTTTTGCAAGAAGTTAGCTTAAAGCTGCAAGGAATGATATCAAATGGGGTTacattattattaatttcattattttactgTTATTCTGGCAAGGGGAAACCATGGTGCTTGTCCTGGCTTTTAGCAAATGCTGCAGCATCCAGTTCCAgtcaaagcagcaaaaaaatagaaatttatagaaagaaaaagaagattgaAGAAATTCCTTCTTGTCTatcatgctcttttttttctttcctttttccttacgGGAAATAGTGGCTGCACAAAGAAGATGAATTTGGGAAGGACGCTAAGTGGGAGCTTTGCAAAGCATAAATccttctttccatctttttttgcaactgcaacaaactgaaaaatccctttttctgcaaTTTTGCCTGTTGAACcacccaggggaaaaaaaagacaacagggCGAGTTTATTGGAAGGGGAAAATTAAAACCTTGCGTGCCCTGCCGCGTGTTAAAAATCCatgtctttaatattttttttccgCAGGAGATGCTGCAGAGCTCACCGGCGGCGCTGCCGCCTGCCTCCAACCCTCCGCCGGGCATTGTGGTGCCGGCAGCTGCGCTACCACCAGGCAACTTGGCCATGAGCGCTGGCAGCGGCTCACCTGCCGTGCCAGGTAGGGACCCTGGGGGAGGCTGGTGGTGGGGGTAGAAATTTGGGGGTTTCGGTAACCCCACGAGCCTTTTTTTTCCGGTAGGTGGAGCCTTGTACCAGCCCGTGACAATGGTGACGTCACAGGGCCAGGTCCTCGCCCAAGCCATTGCCCCCGGTGCCCTGCAGATCCCCAACGCCCAGGTAAGAATTTCCCACCTcaaatttccattttatgcAATGTTTTGAACTGCTGCAGCAAGCAAAACCCCCAATTTCTCCACAAATTCAACCCTTGGAGTATCCTAAACTTTTAATTAGCAAGAAACGTTGATTAAATCCATCTGCCAGGCTCCTTTGGGGTACCTAACAAATTATAACAACGACCTAATAAATGATAGCAGTGCTTATATTATTGCTATATTATACAATATTATAatgtataaaatataatatttatattatattatattataggataggataggatgggatgggatgggatgggatgggatagGATATTATTGCTATATTATGGATTTGGGATCACTGGTGTTGCCTGTCCGGTATGGCAATCACAGCGCTCATGGGAAAggctcatttcttttccttgctttatgGATTTTGGGGTGGTTTCTTTAGccatttgctctgtttttattcctttttttgtcattgCAATTAACTACATGGGTTTTCCCTTCATGGCTGCATTCTTGCAATAACGTGACAATTTGGGGTAGAAATGGATTTATAAGGACAACTTGCCATCCCTGTTGGCTGCGCTGTCTGTGATCTCTTCCAAACCCCCATTCCCCAGGAActtgggaaaaaaccccactgattTCTGCTACACTGATTCCTGGGGGCAGATCAGCAAAAATCCCccatgcagatttttttctgaaaagcccCAATTTAATTGCGGGAgcctcttgaaaaaaaaataataaagggcATTTTGGAAATGGGTGGCACCTCCCAGGCAGTTTTATTGCCTGTGCCatggtttttaaaatttctttaatatttctccATCGCAGGCTTAAATCTTGCAGCAAAACCCTCTGTGGTGGGAAAAACACATGCGCAGGGAATATCGGGGCAGGGAGAGAGCCCTGGACAAGCACCTCCGGATGCTCTTCCCGAGCTGCTGCCATGATTTATTCAGCCAGAGCCCAGGGGAATCACAGGGACCTGCTGGCCTGATGTTTAATTCATCCAGGAGAAGTGTTTTGATgaagagctggggaaaaaaaaaaaatctctttttaacTCAAGCGCTGAGATTTCAGTTCAGTTCCTGCATCCTCATTAAAACTTCTCTTGCAGcaagatgtttattttttatttttgaaggaaaaaaagcaaatttttgcTCAATGGGCATGTGTCTCCTCGTGGTGGGAATCAGCTGAGTGAGGCACACAGATTTGCAAGGGTTTAATGAATGGCAGAGTTTTAACCTCAGGTTTAGAAAGTCatcttttggtttgtttttttttaaggtaaaagTGTTTTCCTCCTTAATTGCACATCAAAAATGGTCATGGCTTCAGGACCACGGTCCCCAACTGCGATCCCAGTGCcacagcagggagaaaaagcGCATTGCCCCTTGCAAAGCATTGGCAAAAAAATTGAGATATTAAATAGAGATCCTGGGGGAAAATGTGAATTTAATGCAaattttttgggggaaaaaaaaaaggcatttggacACTCCCTGCAAGTGCTTGTTTTTTGCACTTGCCCTACTCCCATTTTGGGTTagttttgctcattttttgCCCTAgttttgcttgggttttgggTTGCCCATTGCTGTTTTCAGCCAATTCTCTCCCTGTTCCTTTCCCCTGGCAGGTGAACCTGGATCTCACCTCCCTCCTCGACGGTGAGGACAAGAAGTCCAAGAACAAGCGGGGCGTCCTGCCCAAACATGCCACCAACATCATGCGCTCATGGCTCTTCCAGCATCTCATGGTGAGCACCGCAGCTGCCAAAACACCCTgcaaaggtggaaaaaaaaggcaaaaaaaccctaaaatgaACAAATCGAGGTGGTGGTTTGAATTTATATTCAGAGGTCTCAAAGTGGCTTTGGATTTATTTTGGGGATGACCGTTTTCACTGCAGGTGGCAAAAATACTCCCTTAATGCATGAAGAATCAAACAGAGGGGGACTTCCACAAATTATTGCGGATGGGTGgtgtagcatttttttccagttaacagctccaaaatactgttttccagCAAGCCTGGATGTGAAAGCTGCCCCACAGGTATGGTTATGGCACATCAGCAATCAGTTGAAATACAGAATTACAAAATCACCCCATTTTGGGGGTTGAAGATGTAGGTAGGCAGAGGGAGCTCAGAGGATGCAACCACGATATTTTCATGCAAGAAGATCGCTCTCCCAGCCAGAGGGCTGGAAGAAGGGCAAAAAGgtaccgcccccccccccttctttttcctgcatAATTTGGCCAAGAAATCACTCAGACACTGGTTGCGAAGAGTTGCATGAGGGTCTCCAGGAAGGTGGGAGACCCATAGATAACAGCAAGACAGAAAATAGCAGCTCCAAGGAGCAACTTGGGGTAAAACATGACCCAGGAcatggagcagcagctggttgGGAACTTtccagcctttttttaaaatgggaaattttGGATTTATTGCATTGAGGACAAGACCATCACTGTGTTGGGCCGCCATCCCAAGCTGCATCGTGCATGTCCCATGCTTTTGGAGGGATGAACTGCAGATTTGCAAGCAGGAAAAGGATTTAGAAGACCAGAAACTGAGGAGCAATTTTCTGTTGGGTGCAAGGAATGCCCCATGGTTTGAGATTTCCAAAACTGGATCgaaaaactaaaagaaattGTTCTTCTACTGTATGGTTGGACCTTTGCTCTCAGCCTCATCCTCATGGTCAGAAGATGCTTGGGCTTCCCCACAGGATTTCTCCATCTGACATCATAGATGATGTGGTTTTTAACCTAATAGCATTGATGCTCATCATTTTATTGGGTTTGGAAGTTTTGTAGCaccagcaggaggaaggaatgCTGGAAATAATATGCCAAAAATGAGGATACTTTTGCCAAAAAGAGCCATTTTTAACCACTTTAGCATCCCTGAGGCCCTGGTGGGACAGGAGTCTCCTGCATGCCATGACTTTGGGTGGTTTTGTCAAGGAAATCACATTATTTTGAGGGcaaacagctggaaaacaagTCATGTGAATCAACACTGGCACTGGCTTGGGGCTCTGAAAAATGACACATGGGGCTGGTTTGATAACAATTTCATTTCGGGGGTTGGAAACGAGGATTTTTAGCATGGTTGGGAGGAGGTTGTTGAAGCTTTGAGTGCTGGTAGTCTCCCAGTGCAGATGTTTTGGAGTGTTTTATTGATGCATCTGACAAGGAGCATTGTGGGTGACAGTAGGTTTTGAAGCCCAAATCCCACCTTTACCAAAAAACATTATGGGAAAATCgctaaaacaaaaaatactaaCTTCCTTCAAGGAAAAGCCTTTGATGGAAAGCCTTGGAAAAGCCCTAGGGACAGCAGGCAGACCATGATGGTCTCAGATGCCACCCTTAAGCCTTGCATCTTTCAGATGCAAGAAGCCACCAAAATTGGGgtgggaaaatgaaaaagaaggggggggtattttttttttcacggGGGGCTGCCTTTTTGCACACAGGGATGTCATTATGCTGccccatctcttttttttctagcacCCCTACCCCACAGAGGACGAGAAGAGGCAAATCGCCGCCCAAACCAACCTGACCCTCTTGCAAGTCAACAACTGGTGAGCATATCGGTGGCCCATGCAATCATCTTGCTGgctttagaaatttttttcccgTTATTTTGGTGCTATATAATGCTTTTTGGGGGGTAACTTGAGCAGTCAGGGCCGATTTCTTGGAGGCGGGCTCCGATGTGTTTAATTGATGGTGTTCGTTTGCGGCATCTCAGTGCCCTCTCCTGGCAAACCCAATATGTAGCAGCCTCCAACTCAGCTGGAAAAATTAATGCAATGGTGTAACATGCCACAGACAAATTAAATAGGATAAAACCCCAGCTTTTGGGACCATGCAGCCACTTTTGGAAGTGTTTTATATTGCAGCTCATTGAATTGTTACGTCGTCTGTTGGTTTAACTCAAAATTGGTGTGATGACTCTTATTTACTTGAATGGTCTCTTTTTTCGCTGGAAAGGTTCATAAATGCCCGGCGGCGCATCCTGCAGCCAATGCTCGACGCCAGCAACCCAGACCCAGCCCCcaaagccaagaaaataaaatctcagcaCCGGCCTACCCAGCGCTTCTGGCCCAACTCCATCGCCGCTGgggtcctgcagcagcagggtggCAATTCGGGGACAAATCCTGACGGTAAGGACAAGCCCCGACAGCCCCTGCCCTTCCTGGATGGGGTGACCATGCATTAAATTATGGCCTTAATTGGTAATTAAGGATTTCTAGAGCCCTTTATGCCCCTGTGGGGAAAAACATGTTGAAGAGGTAGCCCACGCAAGAAGGTCCATCCAGTTGGCCATCACAAGTGCGCTGGCAATGTGGCACTGCCATCTCCTCGGCATCAGCACAGTCCTCAAGGATCACCCACTATGGGACATCACTGGGGATATCTCTTGAGGTGCTAGAGAGGAGGTAAagggggagatggggacagaAGAGGAGGCAAAAcgaaaaaaagatgaagatgaGAAGACAGATGAGacaagatgggaaaagagacaaagagaagatgaagagaGAACAGGTgatgaaaatgaagaggaacaaagaagatgaagagacgctgaagaaagcagagatgaaCATGGACCAGACAAGATGAGAAGGGAGAAGATGAAGGGAAGGTGGAAATTAAGAGAGGATGAAAAGAAGATCTGCCCAATCGATTTGGGCATGTGCTGAAAAATGAAGGTTTCTTCTTATTTAATGGATACATTAGCTAAAAAAATTAAGGGTTCAACCTTGGGGAATGGCTGGGGCAGGTGGGACACCCTACAGGATGCTCTCTCTCCAAGTACAGCTTTCTGCTTGGGTTATTCTTGGTTTCTGcactttttcatcctttttgtATTAGCTGGGAAGtccttatatatatatatatattttttttttttttttttttttaatttcaggctCGCTCAGCATGGACAACCTGCAACCTCTCTCCTCAGCCACGGCCACCATGGCCATGCAGCAGGCCATGCTGGCAGCCCACGACGACTCCCTCGACGGCaccgaggaagaggaggaggatgaggaggacgaggacgagatggaggaggaagaagaagaagaggaagagctggaggaagagcCTGGCGG from Haliaeetus albicilla chromosome 7, bHalAlb1.1, whole genome shotgun sequence encodes:
- the PKNOX2 gene encoding homeobox protein PKNOX2, with protein sequence MHHVSPAPALTMMATQTVPPPPYQDTPQMTATAQQPSKAQPVHLTTPAAAANVPVSAAAGDPQAQLEADKRAVYRHPLFPLLTLLFEKCEQATQGSECITSASFDVDIENFVHQQEQEHKPFFSDDPELDNLMVKAIQVLRIHLLELEKVNELCKDFCNRYITCLKTKMHSDNLLRNDLGGPYSPNPSSISLHPQEMLQSSPAALPPASNPPPGIVVPAAALPPGNLAMSAGSGSPAVPGGALYQPVTMVTSQGQVLAQAIAPGALQIPNAQVNLDLTSLLDGEDKKSKNKRGVLPKHATNIMRSWLFQHLMHPYPTEDEKRQIAAQTNLTLLQVNNWFINARRRILQPMLDASNPDPAPKAKKIKSQHRPTQRFWPNSIAAGVLQQQGGNSGTNPDGSLSMDNLQPLSSATATMAMQQAMLAAHDDSLDGTEEEEEDEEDEDEMEEEEEEEEELEEEPGGLPAAPGTDLGLDHSDSLE